A stretch of DNA from Pseudomonadales bacterium:
GCGAGTACATGACCGCGAGCGCGGTGATGTCGTCGGCGTGTCCCAGATCCGCGTCACGCTGGTGCTTCTCGATATCGCAATTCCCGTTCGGGGACGTAGTGAGCACGTAGGTCGTTCCGACCATGATCGCGACGAGCAGCATGCCTGCAGCGAGCAGACCGAATCGGTTTAGAGCCATAGCGGTCCTTCCTGGCGATTCACCAGATCGCGAGCGAAAGTGGACGGAGCATAACAAAATCTGCATTTACTATGTCCATTGGTTACCGAAAGCTGATCTAGAGATTAGTTGAGCATCTTTGAAAAAAGCAGCTGAGTTACTGTGAAACCCTTCCACTCAAAGAAGTCGTGAGCCTCTTTGTTCAGCATCCAAGTATCCAGAGCGATATGGGCGATACCTTCCGGTCGAGCACGTCCTTCTACTTTCGCGAATAGAGCGGATGCCGTTCCAGAGCGACGAACTGATGAATCTACCAACACATGATGGATGTAGTATCTGGATTTAGCATATTTAAACGTGTTTTCAGGTATGCGTTGTATTTCATAGTAGAGGTAGGCGTAGACGCCGGTTTCATTGGAGGCGACCAAAACCGTATCAGTGTCACTTTCAATCAGTGTTGCGAAAAATTTCGCAACCTCCTTTGAGTTAGCTGGATATTTGAATTCTTCAGGGTACTGTTCAGCGTGTTGACGCTGTATCTGGTCGTTGAGTCGAACTAGATCGTTCAAATCGGTGACGGTTGCAATTCTAATATTCATGGCCTAAGCGTGACAGGAATTGCTATAACCACAAGCTCGAATGGCGGCTCTTGGCCGTTCTGGCGCGATTTATGTAGACCAAGCAATGTCTGCTACGGAGTAAGCAGCTGTTGGACGACTCAGGCTGGGTGTCAGATGGTGCTGCAGCGGTCTGATCACCCGGACTGCAAACCGGCATTGCTCAGCGCGGTCTTATACCCCGAGTACTTCGGCTGATCGATGGCAATCTGATTAACCACGGAACTGCGCAGGTAATCGACCAGTTCCGCCTTGTCCAGCGTCATGGTGCCGTCCCGCAATTCATTTACCAGTCGTCGGCGCAGAGTCACTCGATCCGCTGCGCTGGAAAACAGTCTGCGCAGCTTCTCCTCTTCGAGCTGCCGATGGCCGGGACCAATCGCCAGTTCACGCAGGACAATGTCGAGGGAATTACCGGCCACCCGGGCGAGAAAGTTCGTGCGACCGCTGCTGGACGACATGACATCGCCATGGAGGAAATCGCGCACGCTCGATAGCAGTTCGTCCGCTCGCGGCATGTCGACACCGTCGTCGAGATCGGCAGGGGCCACCAGATCCACCGGACCGGGAATCAGCAGATTGACACAATCCACCTGGCACTCTGATGAACGCCGGCCGATCGCCGGACGCTCCACGGTCTTGTCCGGACCACTGCGGAAATGTTCGGCCATGCCAAGGCAGCCGACCGCCCACCAGAAAGAGCCGAACACTTCCCAGAATTTCACATGGTCCGCATCCACCGGCCGACCGGTTTCAGCCTCGTAGCCGGCAAACAGATCTTCCCTGGTGCCGAAGCCGCCCACGGGCAGTTCTGATTTCCCGAAACGCCAGGAGTTGGTGCAGATCCAGCCGAGATCCCGCATGGGATCCCCGATATGCGCGATCTCCCAGTCGAGCACGGCGACGATGCCACTTTCGTCCACCATGAAATTGCCGTTGCGGAAATCATTGTGCACCAGGGTGGACGCATAGTTTTCCGGCAGATGCTCCATGAGCCAGCGACCCGTGTAGTCGATCATCGGCTGAGGCGTGTTGAGCAGCTTGTAGCGCTCCCAGGTCTGGTTGACGAAGTACTCCGGCGGTGCGGTTTCAAGCCGTTCGCGCAATCCGGTCTGATCCAGATCGATGGCGTGAATGCGCGCCATGATGCGGCCGCACTCGAAGGCAAGCCTTTCGCGCACCTTTGCCAGGTCGGGTGAACGGGCGATGCGTGCGCCCAGTGCCTCGCCGTCGAGCCACTGCATGATGAAGCCTTCGCCGAGTTCGTCCGACTCCTTGAGCACGTAGTGCACCTCGGGTTCAGGTACACCCGCCCTGCGTGCACAATCCATCAGCAGCGCTTCGGTTGCCAGACCCGGTGCCACCCTTACCTCGGATTGCACAACAACCCCGCCCGGGGCCCGCCGCATGCACAGCCGCCGCTCACCGGTCGCTTCGGTGATGACGATGCGATAGGTTTCCTGGCTGGCGCCTCCGGAGAGGCGCTCCACGGATTTGAGACCCTCGCAGCCGCCGATTTCCCGAATCAGAACCCGCTCGAGACGGGTCTGGAACTCTTCGGACACACTCATCGATCAGACTTCCTTCACCCCTTTCGGTGCGCGCTGCTTCATGTAACCGAACATGTAGCCGGCGATGCGGCGCATCTGGATTTCTTCCGCTCCCTCGGTGATGCGGTAGCGGCGGTGATGCCGATAGATGTGTTCGAAGGGCTTGTGGCGCGAGTAGCCAAGCCCGCCGTGTACCTGCATCGCCTGATCCGCAGCCTGACAGCAGAGGCGGTTCGCCCAGTAGTTACACATGGAGACCTTATCCGAGACGGAAAACGCGCCATTCTTATCCATCAGCCAGGCGGTCTTGTGGATGAGCGCCCGCAGCATCTCGCACTGGGTCTGCAGCTCCACCAGCGGAAACTGAATACCCTGATTGCTGGACAGGGGTTTGCCGAAAGGCTTGCGCTCCATGGCGTATTTCACCGATTCGGTGACACAGAACTGGGCAGCCCCGAGGCTCGATGCGGCCTGGCGGATGCGGTTTTCATTGAAGAAGTGCTGCACCACCTGCAGGCCACGCCCTTCCCCACCGAAGATGGATCCGTGGGGCACCCGCACATTGGTGAAGGACACCCGACCGTGATCGGTGGGCATGTTGAAGGTCCACAGCATCTCTTCGATCTTCACCCCTTCGGCCTTCATCGGGGTAAGAAAAGCAGTGATGCCATCGCCGTCGCCCTGCTTGCCGCTGGTACGGGCCATCACCATGTCGTACTGGGCCTTGTGAATTCCCGTGTTCCAGGTCTTCTCACCATTGATGATCCACTCGTCCCCTTCACGGACCGCAGAGGTTTCCATGTGGGTCGCATCCGAGCCGTGATTCGGCTCGGTAATACCAAAGGCGAAGCCTTTGCGGCCTTCCGCCAGATCGTTTACCCACTCCGCTTTCTGTTCTTCAGTGCCGTACTGGAGCATGAGCAGCAGACCGACATTGTTGCCCACGATCGAGTGTTCGTTCTGCAGATCGTTGTGCAGGCCCAGACCCTTGACGGCCAGATGCTCGCGGATGATGGCCATACCCAGATTGGTACCGTTCATGCCGCCGTATTCCTTGGCGAGCGGATACCGGTAGAAACCGGCCTCATCCGCCAGACGTTTGGCTTTGAAGAGCAGCTGCTCCCACTCTTCATTGGGCAGACCGCCGCGCTCCCAGTCCGTGCGCGCGTCTTCGCGGCGATGGTCGAAGAAGCGGATGTTGTCATCCTGCTGTTCCAGCGGCTTGATGACTTTCTCAATGAAATCGTCGAGCCGCTTGAGCAGAGTGGCGATGTCTTCAGGAATATCGAAATCCATGGTGTTCCCCCAGTGAGAGTTGTTGCGTTCTATTGGCCGGTTAATGGAGTGAATATACGCGACTGGCCGATCAGCGGCGATCTCAGTATCGGGCGGGTTCAGGGGTCGCCCCCGCAGCCGGGGTCCCGGCTTCCCGTTCCGTCTGGGCAGACACCATGTCGCGGACATCCTGCAGCAGCGCTTTCGCATCGAAAACAATGCCATCCCGGATCGTCCAGGCGACCCCGCCTGCCCGTTCGAGGGCGCCGGTTTCCCGATTCAGACGCATGTGGCCGGTGCCGTAGAGCAGTTTGAAGTTCTGCACCGGATTGCCCGCGACCAGCACCAGATCCGCCCGCTTCCCGGGCACCAGGGAGCCGATCTCATTCTCCAGGCCGAGCAGCCGGGCACCATTGAAGGTGGCCGCCTGCAGAACTTCGAGCGGATGGAAACCCGCTTCCTGCAGCATCTCCAGCTCCCGGATGTAGGCGAAGCCGAACAGTTTGAAGATGAAGCCCGCATCCGAGCCCGCCGCAACCCTGCCGCCGTGGTTCTTGTAGTCGTTCACGAAGCGCATCCAGCGCTGGAAGTTGTCCCGCCAGGCCACTTCGTCGGCGGTGGTCCAGTCGAAGTGGTAGGAGCCATGCAGCCGCGGGTCGGGCAGGAAGAAGCGTTTCAGACCGGGCCAGGTGTAGTCACGGTGCCATTCCGCGTCCCGCGCCCTGGCCACGTCCCGGTTGGCCTCGTAGATGGTGAATGTCGGTACCAGTGTGAAATCGAGGGCGAGCAGCTCGTCCCGCACCGCATTCCATTTCTCCGAGCCTGGCGCGGCCGCCTGCGCCCACAGTCGACCCGCTTCCGAGAAGCGCCACTGCTCGTCGGAATAGTTGTAGTCCGGCGGATAGTCCTGCACGGTGCGGTCTTCGAACAGTGCCTCGGGCAGGCCGTACCAGTGCTCCATGCTGTCGAGGCCCATGCGGGCGCTGGTGAGCACGTTGACCTTGTAGACGGCAGTCTGGTCGTGATGATGCGAGGTGCCCATGCCGAGCTTCTGAGTCTCCGCCATCACCGCCTCGAGTGCTTCGCCCCGGCCACCACGCAGTTTCACCCCATCTGCACCAGTACGCCTGACCGCACGCACCCACTGCCGCGCCGCTTCCGGATCGGTGATCCGACCACCGGGAAACATTGCATGGACCACCAGGCGGGGTGCGGTGATTGCGCCACTTGCACTGCGGCGCCTGTGATCGAGCGTCCACTTCAATCCCATGCCGGCGCCAACCTCCCGCACGGTGGTGATGCCGTGGGCGAGCCAGAGCTTGAAGACGTATTCCGGCGGTGTCAGATCGCCGGTGAGGCCCTGACCGATGGTGCCGATGTGGGCATGAGAATCGACGAAGCCAGGCAGGGCGTACATGCCGCGGGCGTCCAGTTCTTCGGTTGCAGACGCCGGTGCGGTCTGTCCCGGCCGCTCGATGCTGTAGATGTGTCCGCCGCGAATGTGGACGTCTACCGGACCCTGGGGTGGCGCCCCCTCCCCATTGATCAGCATCACATTGCGGATCAGCAGAGAATCAAATGGGCCCGATCCCTCCTGTCGCTCCGGTGCCGGAGCGGGCAGCCCAACACCCAGTGACGCTGCCAGCGCCGGGCCTTCCTCACCAGGCTCGACATCGAACCGGGCTGCGTGTGCCGGGCAGGACGCCGTCAGAGTGGCCAGAACCGCCAGGATCCAGCCGCAGCATCCCCTCATATTCATGATTTCCCCAAACCCGCCTCGCAGAGTGATCGAATCTATTTTAGAGTTAGGCGCTATTCAACCCGGGGGAGTGAGTGATGTATCGGGAACTGCGTCAGGTATGGAACGAACTGATAGCCGAGGGCAGTCCGTTTGCCATCTCTGAAATCGAGGTCCGTGGCAACCGGATCAAGGCCTACACTGCCGCGCCACCGAGTCTGCGGGAGGTGTGGCTGGCCTCGAAGCAGTTCGCCGCGCGCGACTATCTGGTCTACGAAGATGAGCGCATCACCTACGCAGAGGCGCATCGCCAGGTCGCTTCGATCGCACAGTGGCTCGTAAATCACGGAGTCGGCAGCGGCGACCGGGTGGCCATCGCGATGCGGAACTATCCGGAGTGGCTGCTCGCCTACTGGGCGACGGTGAGTATCGGCGCCACCGTGGTCGGCGTGAACGCCTGGTGGATCGGCCCGGAACTCGTCTACGGTCTCAACGATTCAAAACCCACCGTGCTGATCGGGGACGCAGAGCGGCTGGAGCGGGTTTTCGAACATATCGACGAGATTCCCGCAATGAGCATCGTGGGCGTGCGCATCCCGGGTGGCGTACCCAGCGGGGTAATCGACTGGCAGGAACTTACCGGCGCGAATGTTGAGCTGCCGGAAGCGGCGATCGATCCGGACAGCGACGCCTGCATCTTCTACACCTCAGGCACCACCGGCCATCCGAAAGGCGCCCAGCTTACCCACCGGGGCTGTGTGAACAACATCATGAACCTGGCTTTCTGGGGCCAGTGCCTGGCGCTGTTCGCACAGCGGCAGGGTAAGGCCCCACCGCCGCCGGATCCGGCCAATCCGCCGATCATGGCCGGTCTCATCACGACACCGCTGTTTCATGTCACCGCCAATAACTGCCTCGCCCATGGTGCGACCCTCAACGGCGGCAAGCTGGTGCACATGTACAAATGGGACGCCCTGGAAGCGCTGAAAATCATCGAGCGCGAAAAGATCACCAATTTTACCGGCGTGCCGGTGATGTCCCGGGAGCTCATTTCTCATCCGGATTTCGACAAGTACGATACTTCCTCCCTGCTCTCGGTTGGCGGCGGCGGTGCCCAGCTGCAACCGGACCTGGTGGGCAAGATCGACAGCAGTGTCAAAACCGCCAGACCCGGCACCGGCTATGGCATGACCGAGACCTGCGGCATCATCACTTCCATCGGTGGTGACTTCTTTGTCGATAAGCCCGAGAGTTGCGGGCCGGCAATGCCGAACTTCGATGTGAAGTGCGTGGATGATGAAGGCAACACCGTCGGTCCCGGCCAGGTTGGTGAACTCTGGGTCAAAGGCGGCAGTGTGATTCGCGGCTACCTGAACCGGCCGGACGCAACAGCCGAATCCATCACCGATGGCTGGCTGCATACCGGCGATGTGGCGCGTCTCGATGAAAACGGCTTCATATTCATCGTCGACCGGAAAAAGGACATGGTCCTGCGCGGCGGTGAGAACGTGTACTGCGCGGAAGTGGAAAGCGCGATATTCGACCACCCGGCAGTATCCGAGTGCAGCGTGTTCGGGGTGCCGGACGATCGACTCGGTGAAGAAGTCGGTGTGGCCATATTCCGCAATCCCGGCGCAAAGGTCGATGCGGCCGCGATACGCGCTCACTGCAAGGCGCGGATATCCAGTCACAAGATCCCGCGCTACATCTGGTTCGTGGATGCCCCCCTGCCACGCAATGCCAATGGTAAATTCCTGAAGCGTGAGCTTCGGGAAATGCTCGA
This window harbors:
- a CDS encoding GNAT family N-acetyltransferase, translated to MNIRIATVTDLNDLVRLNDQIQRQHAEQYPEEFKYPANSKEVAKFFATLIESDTDTVLVASNETGVYAYLYYEIQRIPENTFKYAKSRYYIHHVLVDSSVRRSGTASALFAKVEGRARPEGIAHIALDTWMLNKEAHDFFEWKGFTVTQLLFSKMLN
- a CDS encoding phosphotransferase family protein, producing MSVSEEFQTRLERVLIREIGGCEGLKSVERLSGGASQETYRIVITEATGERRLCMRRAPGGVVVQSEVRVAPGLATEALLMDCARRAGVPEPEVHYVLKESDELGEGFIMQWLDGEALGARIARSPDLAKVRERLAFECGRIMARIHAIDLDQTGLRERLETAPPEYFVNQTWERYKLLNTPQPMIDYTGRWLMEHLPENYASTLVHNDFRNGNFMVDESGIVAVLDWEIAHIGDPMRDLGWICTNSWRFGKSELPVGGFGTREDLFAGYEAETGRPVDADHVKFWEVFGSFWWAVGCLGMAEHFRSGPDKTVERPAIGRRSSECQVDCVNLLIPGPVDLVAPADLDDGVDMPRADELLSSVRDFLHGDVMSSSSGRTNFLARVAGNSLDIVLRELAIGPGHRQLEEEKLRRLFSSAADRVTLRRRLVNELRDGTMTLDKAELVDYLRSSVVNQIAIDQPKYSGYKTALSNAGLQSG
- a CDS encoding acyl-CoA dehydrogenase family protein, with translation MDFDIPEDIATLLKRLDDFIEKVIKPLEQQDDNIRFFDHRREDARTDWERGGLPNEEWEQLLFKAKRLADEAGFYRYPLAKEYGGMNGTNLGMAIIREHLAVKGLGLHNDLQNEHSIVGNNVGLLLMLQYGTEEQKAEWVNDLAEGRKGFAFGITEPNHGSDATHMETSAVREGDEWIINGEKTWNTGIHKAQYDMVMARTSGKQGDGDGITAFLTPMKAEGVKIEEMLWTFNMPTDHGRVSFTNVRVPHGSIFGGEGRGLQVVQHFFNENRIRQAASSLGAAQFCVTESVKYAMERKPFGKPLSSNQGIQFPLVELQTQCEMLRALIHKTAWLMDKNGAFSVSDKVSMCNYWANRLCCQAADQAMQVHGGLGYSRHKPFEHIYRHHRRYRITEGAEEIQMRRIAGYMFGYMKQRAPKGVKEV
- a CDS encoding amidohydrolase family protein translates to MNMRGCCGWILAVLATLTASCPAHAARFDVEPGEEGPALAASLGVGLPAPAPERQEGSGPFDSLLIRNVMLINGEGAPPQGPVDVHIRGGHIYSIERPGQTAPASATEELDARGMYALPGFVDSHAHIGTIGQGLTGDLTPPEYVFKLWLAHGITTVREVGAGMGLKWTLDHRRRSASGAITAPRLVVHAMFPGGRITDPEAARQWVRAVRRTGADGVKLRGGRGEALEAVMAETQKLGMGTSHHHDQTAVYKVNVLTSARMGLDSMEHWYGLPEALFEDRTVQDYPPDYNYSDEQWRFSEAGRLWAQAAAPGSEKWNAVRDELLALDFTLVPTFTIYEANRDVARARDAEWHRDYTWPGLKRFFLPDPRLHGSYHFDWTTADEVAWRDNFQRWMRFVNDYKNHGGRVAAGSDAGFIFKLFGFAYIRELEMLQEAGFHPLEVLQAATFNGARLLGLENEIGSLVPGKRADLVLVAGNPVQNFKLLYGTGHMRLNRETGALERAGGVAWTIRDGIVFDAKALLQDVRDMVSAQTEREAGTPAAGATPEPARY
- a CDS encoding class I adenylate-forming enzyme family protein, whose protein sequence is MYRELRQVWNELIAEGSPFAISEIEVRGNRIKAYTAAPPSLREVWLASKQFAARDYLVYEDERITYAEAHRQVASIAQWLVNHGVGSGDRVAIAMRNYPEWLLAYWATVSIGATVVGVNAWWIGPELVYGLNDSKPTVLIGDAERLERVFEHIDEIPAMSIVGVRIPGGVPSGVIDWQELTGANVELPEAAIDPDSDACIFYTSGTTGHPKGAQLTHRGCVNNIMNLAFWGQCLALFAQRQGKAPPPPDPANPPIMAGLITTPLFHVTANNCLAHGATLNGGKLVHMYKWDALEALKIIEREKITNFTGVPVMSRELISHPDFDKYDTSSLLSVGGGGAQLQPDLVGKIDSSVKTARPGTGYGMTETCGIITSIGGDFFVDKPESCGPAMPNFDVKCVDDEGNTVGPGQVGELWVKGGSVIRGYLNRPDATAESITDGWLHTGDVARLDENGFIFIVDRKKDMVLRGGENVYCAEVESAIFDHPAVSECSVFGVPDDRLGEEVGVAIFRNPGAKVDAAAIRAHCKARISSHKIPRYIWFVDAPLPRNANGKFLKRELREMLDPAGAL